CCCCGGCGGGCCTCGTCCGTACCGAACTGTCGCAATAGGCCGTCCCAGCCCTCGGGGGCGTAGCCCAGCAGGTAGTGCTCGGCGGTGTCGTCGTCGACGCCACGCCCGTCGAGGTAGTGCTTCGCGTCCTCGCTGCCGGCGAGGCGTTGGCGGTACCAATTCATGCACTCGGCCATGAGGTCGTAGAGCGCCTGGGAGGGGCCGTCGTCGTGGCGGCCCGCGTCGCGGGGCACCTCGAGGCCGGCGGCGGCGGCGAGTTCCTCGATGGCGTCGAGGAAGCCCATGTGATCGTGCTGCATGAGGAAGTCGATCGCCGTGCCGTGGGCCGAGCAGCCGAAGCAGTGGTAAAACTGCTTGACCGGGCTCACGTAGAACGACGGCGTCTTCTCCTCGTGGAAGGGGCAGCGGCCCTTGTGCTCATGGCCGGCGCGCTGCAGGGGCACGCGGCGACCGATCAGCTCCACCAGGTCCGTGCGGGCCAGGAGCTCGTCGATGAAGGACTGTGGAATACGGTTTGCCAAGCGGAGCGCCCACGGGTGACCAGCGCATGGCGGTCAGGCCACGCAGGGGTGTATCAGGTCGATGGTACGGCGCGAGGCGCCGGGGGGGCGAGGGGCGCTGGCCTAGCCGGCGCTGAGGCGGGCCTTGACCAGCTTGCTGGCGAGCCCCATGTCCAGGCGGCCCGTGGCGTTGGACTTCACGATGCCCATCACCTTGCCCATGTCCTTCATGCTGCTGGCACCGGTGTCGCCGACAGCCTGCTCGACCAGGGCCTGGATGTCCGCTTCGCTCATCGCCTGCGGCAGATAGCCCTCCAGCACAGCGATCTCAGCGGTTTCCTTCTCGGCGAGGTCGGGGCGATCCCCCTTAGTGAACTGCTCCACCGCGTCCTTGCGCTGCTTGATCATCTTCTCGACGATCGCGAGCGTGGCCGCCTCGTCGAGTTCGATGCGCTCGTCCACCTCACGCTGCTTCACCGCCGCGAGCACCATGCGAATCACGCCCAGGCGGAAGGATTCCTTCGCGCGCATGGCGGCTTTCATGTCGTCTTTGAGCTGCGCGAGCGTCTCGGACACGGGCGTTTCCGGGCAGGAAGAGGGCGAGTCTTAGTAGAGACGCTTGCGACGAGCGGCTTCGCGAGCCAGACGCTTGGCGTGGCGCTTCACGGCCGCAGCCTTCTTGCGCTTGCGCTCCTGGGTGGGCTTTTCGTAGTACTCGCGGCGACGTAACTCGCTGAGAATGCCTGCTTTTTCACAGGAGCGTTTGAAGCGGCGGAGGGCCGCGTCGAAGTGTTCGTTCTCGCGAACGCGAACGCTGGGCATAGTTTCTCTCGTCAAGGGTTGGCATTGCGTCGCGTTGGGCGAGCGCAGGAAAGCCGCGCATTGTAGGCTACGGCCCCCTTCCGTTGCAAAGCCTGTGGGGTGTCCTTGAAGGTCCTGGGTATCGAAACCTCCTGCGATGAGACTGGGGTCGCGGTCTACGACGGCCAGCGCGGCGTCATCAGCGAGGTCCTGCACAGTCAGGTGGCGGCCCACGCGGCTTACGGGGGCGTGGTGCCCGAGATCGCCTCGCGCGATCACGCCTCCCGCCTCACCCCGCTCATTAGAGAGGCCCTGGCCCAGGCCGGCATCGAGCGTCCCGATGCGGTGGCGTACACCGCGGGGCCTGGCCTGGTCGGCGCCCTGCTGGTGGGCGCGGCCACCGCGCGCAGCCTGGCCTACGGGTGGGACGTGCCCGCCGTCGCCGTCCACCACATGGAGGGACACCTGCTGGCGGCGCTGCTGGAGGCGGACGCGCCGGACTTCCCCTTCGTCGCCCTGCTGGTCTCCGGGGGCCACACCCAGTTGATCGACGTCGCCGCACCCGGCGACTACCGCCTGTTGGGGGAGTCGTTGGATGACGCCGCTGGCGAGGCCTTCGACAAGACGGCCAAGCTGCTGGGGTTGGGCTATCCCGGCGGTCCCGCCCTGGCGCGCCTGGCGGCGACGGCGAGGGGCGGGCGCTTCGACCTCCCGCGACCGCTGCTCAAGCGGCCGGGCCTCGACTTCAGTTTCAGCGGCCTGAAGACGGCCGTGCTGCACGCAGCGGCCAAGGTGGAGGAAGGCGACGAGGTGGGGCGGGCCGATCTGGCGCGGGACTTCGAAGAGGCCGTGGTGGATGTACTGGTGGGCAAGTCGCTGCGGGCCTTGAAGGAGACGGGGCGCCGGGCGCTGATCGTGGCAGGTGGCGTGGCGGCCAATACGCGTCTTCGCGAACGCCTGCGTGCCGGGGCCGAGGCCCGCGGTGCGCGCGTGACCTTTCCGCCACCGAGCCTGTGCACGGACAACGGCGCGATGATCGCCCATGCTGGATGGTGGCGCTTGCAGGCGGGCGAGCGGGCGCCCCTCGCCGTAGGCGTGCGGGCGCGTTGGCCCCTCGGCGAGCTCAGCGCCATGGATGTCTCGACGCCCTGAGGGTCGGGGCGCGTGCTATGTTTGCGCGTCCCGGCTAGGTGACCGTTTTCGGCCGCCGCCGCTAGATGCTTACGGGCTGGAGGTCCATGGATACGATTTTTCTGCAAGAGCTCGAGATCGAAACGATCATCGGGATCTACGACTGGGAACGCGAGGTCAAGCAAACCGTCAGCATCGATCTGGAGATGCCGGTGGATGCCGCCAAAGCAGCGGCCACCGATGACGTCGCGGATTCTGTCAACTACAAGGCGGTTGCCAAGGCGGTGATCGGCCTGGTCGAACCCGCCGGCTATCAACTCATCGAAACGATGGCCGAGGAAATCGCTCAGTTGATCCTGCGTGAGCACGGCGTGAACTGGGTGCGTGTGAGCGTGTCCAAGCCAGGAGCGATCCGCGGCTCGCGCAACGTGGGCATTCGCATCGAGCGTCACGCGCAGTGAGTTAGCGCTGCGCGCCGGCGGCGAGATCGCGCGGACATTGCGAGGGGAATTCTCGATGAAACGAATCGTGAGTGGCCGGCGCGCCACAATGCTAGCAAGCGTGATAGCCACCACCTGCCTGGCCGCTTGCGGTGGCGGTGGTGCCAACGCGCCAGCGCCGGACGTGGACGCGCAGGCCGGCAGCTGCTCGAACGATGAACAGAAGCAGTTCGTGCTCGATGTGATGCAGGACATCTACTTTTGGGTGGATGATCTCGACAGCAACATCAACATCGATGCCTTCGATTCCCCGGAGGCCCTGCTCGAGGAGCTGGTGAGCGTGCAGCCCCTCGATCGCTTCTCCTTCATCGGCAGCGCCGCG
The nucleotide sequence above comes from Pseudomonadota bacterium. Encoded proteins:
- the folB gene encoding dihydroneopterin aldolase, whose protein sequence is MDTIFLQELEIETIIGIYDWEREVKQTVSIDLEMPVDAAKAAATDDVADSVNYKAVAKAVIGLVEPAGYQLIETMAEEIAQLILREHGVNWVRVSVSKPGAIRGSRNVGIRIERHAQ
- a CDS encoding GatB/YqeY domain-containing protein, with protein sequence MSETLAQLKDDMKAAMRAKESFRLGVIRMVLAAVKQREVDERIELDEAATLAIVEKMIKQRKDAVEQFTKGDRPDLAEKETAEIAVLEGYLPQAMSEADIQALVEQAVGDTGASSMKDMGKVMGIVKSNATGRLDMGLASKLVKARLSAG
- the tsaD gene encoding tRNA (adenosine(37)-N6)-threonylcarbamoyltransferase complex transferase subunit TsaD, which encodes MKVLGIETSCDETGVAVYDGQRGVISEVLHSQVAAHAAYGGVVPEIASRDHASRLTPLIREALAQAGIERPDAVAYTAGPGLVGALLVGAATARSLAYGWDVPAVAVHHMEGHLLAALLEADAPDFPFVALLVSGGHTQLIDVAAPGDYRLLGESLDDAAGEAFDKTAKLLGLGYPGGPALARLAATARGGRFDLPRPLLKRPGLDFSFSGLKTAVLHAAAKVEEGDEVGRADLARDFEEAVVDVLVGKSLRALKETGRRALIVAGGVAANTRLRERLRAGAEARGARVTFPPPSLCTDNGAMIAHAGWWRLQAGERAPLAVGVRARWPLGELSAMDVSTP
- the rpsU gene encoding 30S ribosomal protein S21; translated protein: MPSVRVRENEHFDAALRRFKRSCEKAGILSELRRREYYEKPTQERKRKKAAAVKRHAKRLAREAARRKRLY